A region from the Salvia splendens isolate huo1 chromosome 15, SspV2, whole genome shotgun sequence genome encodes:
- the LOC121766516 gene encoding transcription factor bHLH47-like yields MASHSADSADHRLKISSSKNNVGKVPRKIHKAAREKLKRASMNELFTDLGKTLGISDVDHQNNGKASMLRETIRLLGELVTQMDSLKKENATLLSEYNYITAEKNELVEEASGLDAQVKGLKREMDERAICSNAHVSQPSTTQLPEGHVAVPLIGHASDAAAPVVGPVLVVPLHHKPQFQGFPNPFPGMDGAKVPSGVSKPRPRYPSSSDSWPSHILTK; encoded by the exons ATGGCTTCTCACTCTGCGGATTCAGCTGATCATCGCCTCAAAATTTCTTCAAG TAAAAATAATGTTGGAAAAGTTCCACGGAAAATTCACAAAGCTGCGAGGGAGAAGCTGAAACGCGCCAGCATGAATGAATTATTCACGGATTTGGGGAAGACACTTGGTATATCTG ATGTAGATCATCAGAACAACGGCAAGGCATCTATGCTGAGAGAGACGATCCGGCTCCTCGGAGAATTGGTTACTCAGATGGACAGCCTGAAAAAGGAGAATGCAACTCTCTTATCTGAATATAATTAT ATCACAGCTGAGAAGAACGAGCTCGTCGAGGAAGCTTCTGGTTTAGATGCTCAAGTGAAGGGGCTGAAGAGAGAAATGGACGAGAGGGCTATCTGTTCAAACGCACATGTTTCTCAACCATCGACAACACAGTTACCCGAAGGCCATGTCGCAGTGCCACTCATCGGGCATGCCTCAGATGCCGCAGCCCCTGTCGTTGGTCCTGTGCTGGTCGTGCCATTGCATCACAAGCCACAATTCCAAGGCTTCCCTAACCCCTTCCCAGGTATGGATGGGGCTAAGGTTCCCTCTGGTGTGAGCAAACCGCGCCCCCGTTACCCTTCGTCGTCTGATTCATGGCCTTCTCATATTCTCACCAAGTAG